A region from the Bos indicus isolate NIAB-ARS_2022 breed Sahiwal x Tharparkar chromosome 14, NIAB-ARS_B.indTharparkar_mat_pri_1.0, whole genome shotgun sequence genome encodes:
- the LOC109568450 gene encoding histone H3.3C, which produces MARTKQTARKSTGGKAPRKQLVTKAARKSAPSTGGMKKPHRYRPGTVALREIRRHQKSTELLIRKLPFQRLVREIAQDFKTDLRFQSAAIGALQEASEAYLVGLFEDTNLCAIHAKRVTVMPRDIQLARRIRGERA; this is translated from the coding sequence ATGGCTCGAACCAAGCAGACTGCTCGGAAGTCAACGGGTGGGAAAGCGCCCCGCAAGCAGCTGGTCACAAAAGCAGCCAGGAAAAGCGCCCCCTCTACCGGCGGGATGAAGAAACCTCATCGCTACAGGCCCGGGACTGTTGCGCTTCGAGAAATCCGTCGTCACCAGAAATCCACCGAGCTTCTGATCCGGAAACTGCCTTTCCAGAGGCTGGTGAGGGAGATCGCCCAGGATTTCAAAACCGACTTGCGGTTCCAGAGTGCCGCCATCGGTGCGCTGCAGGAGGCTAGCGAAGCGTACCTGGTGGGCTTGTTTGAAGATACTAATCTGTGTGCCATCCACGCTAAGAGAGTAACCGTCATGCCCAGAGACATCCAGTTGGCTCGCCGGATACGGGGAGAGAGAGCTTAA